The nucleotide sequence AGCTGCCGTTTGATCTGGCACTTTAGAAGCTTCTCGGGCTACAACCACACACTTCATGCTTTAGGTATTTGTGCTATTCGTGGAGTGCAGTTCGATCGGTGTGTGGTTCCATCGGGAGTACTTGCAGTCCTCTGACTGTGCTGATGAATAGCACGATGGGAAAGAACAACACAACTTAATGTTTTTTCATCTCGCTTGAGTTGTTATTGAGAAGAATTACAGAATAGAACAGGAACATGTAAACTTTATATTATCGTAAAATGACTCCAGATTATGTTTCTCTGTCATTTCATTAGCACCAATCTTCTTATTTCTTGACCCAAGTAATACTGTTTCTGGCGTCATATCACATCAcccatttgtttttataatctcACTGTAACTCTACAACCTCCAGGCTCAAAGAAActcatattttaataataagaaaaaaatgaatggctGTCTTGGCCATATGGTATTTCTTTctggaaacaaatgtttttgtggtgtttatatagttttaatgcacaccGGGAGTGTTCAGGTTGAGAtgtccatttttttttacttttgattagttttttttatattaaaaaggtgtgcattataCCAGACACCTACATGTCATCCCCTTGaaatgctattgagctttaaatTTTGGTATATTTTCTGCATGAGTCCATGCTGTATTGAAATACATGGCAATATTTACATATGATTTGGCAGTTTACTTATGTCGATATAAAAAAATCGATCCCCtgaagttttctgttttttgggtaatgttttattaatgtttaaggATCTTTTCCTGAACCCAAACCAATTACTGTTTGATTTATGTAACATGTAACATCTATCAGAAATCACTACGAAATCACACATTTGCTACTCTTTAGATTctacaaaaatgttcaaatgtactggataaataaacttgatttaTCCGCTAGAAATAATACATGTGCATTTCTATAACTTTTGACTTGACTAGTAACTGTAAGTACAGTGACAGTAGCCTATATCTCGAAGTGTTATTTCCTTTATGATGAACACTGAACGTCTCACTGTTGTGCTCTTTAACAAGATTCGTTATGTCAGGTTTGTACATGAGGACTGTTTGTGTCTGATCTACTGATCTAGAGTTGACGAAGACAGATCTCACTGTAAAGCTGCTGAAGTAAAAGAAGATCCAGAGGTTCAGCAGTCATCCCACATGTAATACGATACTCAGCTTTGTAAACATTATGACTTGAAAACATCAGACACTATTAAccataacataataaaacactaTTAAATCCTTCTGGAATAAGACTCGAAACACTACTTTACTGTTTTTTATGATGGTGAAGTCTtattggttttgttttattcttcatCAAGGGTGGAAGTTATAGGCCTACATATACAGTTATATgcaacattttataatgttattctGTTGAGCAGTCTATTATATGATCTATTCTACACAGTATACACCCATAAACACAGATGACGTAATAATGACGTCTTGTGTCGCCTGTGGGCGGAACCAGAGGTCTGGGCGCAAAAACTCCTCCGCTACTGTAAGGTCAATACAGTCGGATCTACAATTAGAAGACTTCGGTAGATAATgacctttaaatgttaaaacaggTTAAGCGATAGTCTCTGTTTTTATATCCATGCtgtaaatgcattgttttaacTCCGCATGCTGGGAGACATCGCGAAATACAGCTGTGTGCTTTTAACGTTTCGTTTTCCTTGGAAAATCTTAGACGACATTCCCGAAGAAACGCTTGAGAGACATGGACCGTGACGCAAGTAATAGagtaaaatactttaataataaaacagacttttatcatatttataCAGTACAAGTGACAACTAAACCTTACGACACCCGGTGAATCATTGACTGTAAGACAACAAGTTTGCTAGATATTAAAGGAACATTCACTAAGGTTTTTTGTGAAGAGTGAAAGTTTAGCAACCACGTTTTGCGGAAGATTGGTTACCGTTTTAGTGCATATCATGAATAAACTGAAATCGCTGTTGTAGTTTtagtacaaataaacaaagaatgACTACAGTTGAAACTGggttaaagggattgttcatcCACAACTTAAATCATAACTTTTCACCCTTATGTTTTTGAATCTTGTACAGGGCTGTAAGTCAGTGAAAcccaagaagatattttgagaaatgtctcagtggttcatacagtggaagccagaaagttgtttggttactattttccttcaaaatatccGTGTTTTGCGGAACCCAGTAATACATGTcacatttgttcatttcagttttcatttttggatgaacaatcCCTTTTTTAAAAGGATGGCAATTGAATGTCCAAAGATCTTGAAATGGGGCCGCCAATTACTGTTTAGTTTcaaagtattttaatatataaacgGAGTAATCATTTCAACCAGGGCTAGAATGAGGACGCTAAAGTTCAGCTAAACATTGCAGTAGAATAGTATAGTAAACTACTGTAATTAAAGAAATGTCCAtctatctttgttttttttgtccacCAGGTGCTCGATTTGTGGACTCTAACTGGGCGACACTCGTTCAGAGGGTGGACAAAGCGGTGATGCCAATCGCAGATGAGCTTTGGTCAAATGGAATGATGGGATGGGAGTCATACAGTGAGATCAAATCAGCAGATACCAACCAGAAGAAAATGAGAGTGTTGGGTGGAGTCTTGCAATGTGGAGGAAATACAGTTAAATCTGCCTTTTATTCTGGACTGGAAAAGCATGCACCGTTTCTGCTTAGAGATCTGAGTAAGAGCACTTCTTAAAGATGGCGGTCACAGGGAGCAAAGTTTCAAAGAGGCAATGTCATAGTGCCAAAAGTGGGTTATTTTAGCACAAAATAGTACCTGTGCTCACaagtaaagacatttttatgaagcatactatatatttatacatctgACAATGGAAGATTTAGTGTAACATTTTTTAACTTAAGTTACTTTCttctgtaacaaaaagcagacTGAGAGCCTCAGCCTTGAACTTTTGTTTCACCTCTTGTTCTTTAATAGAAAAAGAGGAGTCACTTATGTTACGTTATATGTTTTGGCAAACTATCTCAAATATCTATGGCATTGGATCTGTAGTCGTTTGTttaatatataatgttaaaaCCTTCTCAGGTACCGACCCACCAACTGCTGTAGATCCTGATGCTATAGCAAAGAGTCTCGGtgagttaattttttttaatctttgatAGGCTTACCAGAATCATAGGACATATTTCTGTTTCTCACTAATGACTTCATGTGTTTTGCACAGATGAATATAAGAAGTGGATCCAGAGAGAATATGAGTTTGTGACAGAGTATAACTCACTGCCTGGTGAACATGTGCTGCTGTCTGAGCGATACATACAGCCTCTGATCCTGatgagacacagagagaagaaagagagaatagAAGAGTTGTGTTTTAAGGGAGAGTTTTTCCAACAGTTGATAAGCTCTAAGAATAATGCAGAGAAGGGAAACACTGTCCTAGATGCACTTTTCAGTGCAGATAGTAAGGGAATCTGTCCTGCTGCTGTCATTCTTCAGGGAAACTCTGGGAAAGGCAAATCCTTCACAGCACAAAAGATCATGTTGGATTGGTCATCTGGATGTCTCAGCAGAGAAaactttgattgtgtttttcacTTGAAATGCAAAGAGCTGAACCAGATATCTGAAGAGCAGAGTTTGGTGGAGATCTTGAGCATCAACTCGAATTTGACACCAGATCACATCTTGCAGATCCTGCAGTCGTCACCAAAGAGAGTCCTTGTCCTCATCGATGGATTTGATGAACTCAAATTTTCATTTGGCGACACATCTATAAAGTTAACAGCATCTGTATATCTGTATAAAAAAGCTCCTCTTGAGGCTTCACTGACGGCCCTGTTGCGGGGTTGCCTTTTGCCCAAATCTTTCCTGCTGGTCACGTCCAGATCTACAACCACAGACACTTTGAGCGCTCTGCTTAAGAAACCTCAGCGTTTTACTGAGATCATAGGCTTTTCTGAGAGGGAGGTTGAGGAGTATTTCCAGAAGTTCTTTCAGGATGAGGAACTCTTCAGGAATGCTTATGAGTCTGTAAAGGCAAATGAAACTCTGTTCACTGCCTGTTCCAGTCCTGTTATCTGCTGGATCATCTCCACAGTTATTAAACAAAGACTCTGTGATTGTGCAGATGTAACAAGCGGTCTGGAAACGACCACATCCATTTATGTTGACTTTGTGTCCACTTTACTGGAGAATCACTGTCAGGGTTTGAGTGATTCTGTACCGACCCTGCTGAAGAGTCTGGGTCAGCTGGCAGAGAGAGGGCTGATGGAACGGCAAGTTTTGTTTGAGGAAAAAAGTGTGAAGGAAACAGTTTCTGATCCATCTGGCAGTCCATTCCTGGGCAAgttcctctttaaaaaaaggaccCGACAAGAGACGATGTACAGCTTCATGCATCTCAGCTTTCAGGAGTTTTTTACAGCTCTGTACTACATCTCGCTGGATGAAAAAGAGTTTCTTAGTAAACTAACAGAGCGGTTCCACTCTCCCTGGCAAAGCTACGGTGTGCAGTATTTGGATGAGAACTGTCCACTCAAGTATGGCTGCCCTGAATTTAATTTCCTTCCTGTGATTCAGTTTCTCTGTGGTCTCTGTAATAAAGAAGTGATCGACTTGCTCAAGGAAACATACAAAGTATCTGTCCCACCTTCTGTACAAGCACAGTTGGAAGAATGGATCCTCTTTATTAGCTCAAATAGAGACTATAACTTTTTACCCTTTATTCTCCTCTGCCTGTATGAGCTTCATGAGAAGGACTTTGTGCAGAAAGCCGTTGAAGCTTGGCAGGAGATGGACATGTCATGGGATACTATGAACAGGACTGACTGCTGGGCATTGGTGTATTGCCTGGAGTGTTGTCCTCACTTCAGAAGCTTGAATCTCAATTTTGCAGCAGAAGAGTTGAAGATGCTTCAGCCAGTGCTGTGCAGGACACCAAAACTAGAGTGAGTGAGTCCCAAGAGccatagattaaaaaaaaagtaatattcgATATATAGATGGTGTacactttcctgtagctcagtggtaagagcattgcgttaacaaagcaaggttgttggttcgatcccaggggtttgcacatagttagaaacaaatgtatgggatattggataaaagcgtctgccaaatgcgtaaatgtacaCAACTATTTAGTTGTGTGGGTACTGTTTAATTCAAGACTTTTTGACGTTAAGATGACAGATAACTAAGTTTTACTTGCTTTATCCAACTAACATAATTTAATTGGAAACGATAATGCCCAATAACATAGGCTTAAAGAAATGATATGGTCAATAtacaaaccaaaaaaataagttttgttttaattcttgTCTTGTTCTACAGTGCAAATATCTAAAAGAAAATCCttaaattaaagggaaagttcacccaaatggaaattctgtcattatttactcaccctcttgtcatttcaaacctgtatgattttctttcttctacagaacagaaaagaagatatcttaaagaatgttgttaaccaaaacaatggcggtacccattgacctgcattggttttgtttctaaACAATACAGTTAAAGTGAATAGGGCCCAAGGTTGTtcaattaccaacattctttaagaTCCCTTTAACAACTTTAAGATCTACTgctatattaaaacatatattccAGACAATTATTGCAAATGTTTCTTGCAAGCTCTTGTCATGCTGAGTTAGTGGTTTGTCAGGGTCTGTTCTTTGTTTTAGGTTGACAGTGCAAAACCTTACAGATGCAGATGTTACTGATCTGATTTCAGCTCTTGGAGAAGGAAAGCTACTGGGAGAGTTTCGGTAAGCACCAAACTTGTATTTGCCTTTAAAGCTCCTTTGGGTTAGATTAAATCATCAAGATCTAATATTTGATGGTTTATGGTAAACATTTAAGTCATTTATTGGACTAAATTATTTGGCAAAAAGGAAGACTAAAGGAAATCAGGtaatcaaaatacaaaaaaaaacggATAACATTGATAGCAATTAGCAATAGCAATTATTAAAATTCATTGATTCTTTCTTAAAGTAATATTGTAGCTCTTCCCTTGCACATGTGTTGTTTGTAATTTCTTGACGCTTGTATGTGTATTCTACAGACTGAACAGCAGCGGTCTGTCAGACGAAAGCATGAAGCAGATTCTTCATGCTCTACACAAACAGAAGACTGTGGGTGGACTTCAGATTGCAGTGAAGAACATCACATATGACACCTCCCTCATCCTGACAGAATTCatacagaacacagagaaatggGAGGAGATCAGGTAGAAATAACTCAAGAAACACAAATCGTTATTCTGCTCCTTTAATTACGaacttatttaataaacaagatAATCATCAGCTGGTCCATTGCCAGGCGAGCTGCTAAAATCCAGTgttaatgttttaacatttacagtagatattaaaatattaaatgttgatTCTGATTGGCAGTTTAAGGGCAAGCGCTGAATGCAATGATGCGGAGAGTCTCTGCTCATCTCTCCGACTCTTTAACACAGATGGAAACCTTGTGTAAGAATCTCTTTCACACTTTGCTTTCTATCTTATATCTTACACTAATTCCTTACCTcctaaaatcaaaagtacgGGATAAATAAGACTTGTGAATAAGATTTTGCTTTTCTTATTTACCCTTGACCTACAGGTTGAATGTGTTGAGGTGGTGTTCAAGCCCACATAATGTACCATCACTTTCAGAAATCATTCTTCAATATCCACGCTCAGAGATGTCCAGTATTAATCTGAAGAACTTCTTACAGGCCTTCCATGACATAAACTGTTTAACTGAAGAGTATGTTTGCAAAACTAATATCACCTTTCCAcctttatttgttaaaattacaCCTTAAGTTTATACTCTAATATTCTGTcctacttgtttttctgtgtctgaaGGAGGGCAGGTTTTGATCAACAGGTGGATTCTCTGTTGTCTCATCTCTCCTCTGTTTCTGGATTGAATGCGATGAATCTCTCTGCTCCCCTCCTGACTGAGAAATGGGCCTTCAGAATCCTCTTCCTCATCCAGTCCTGCAAAAGTCTGAAAGGGCTTAGGTAAGGATTATTGCTATTATATTATTTGCTATTATTGCTAAgtgtgtacagtacagtatttgtgtgaagacagaaagagagagagcacagtAACACTATTACAGTCACATTCAAAATGGATGTATTATATTTGGCCGATTCTTGATAATTTTCAGTCAATTCTTTTAGCTCACAAATTCATCGGGCTACTttcatgttattatttttatattttgtttcactGCTCCGTGTTTACAGAGTCATTCAATGGTCTGCTCAACCTGTTTTTGagaatgtgtgtgcatttttgTCATATAGCTTTAATGCTGGTTCATGGAGCTCTGATGATGCAACGTGGCTCCCTGGTCGTTTACTGGAGGAGGGACTGAGGTTACTGAAGGAGTCCCCTAAACATCCTCAGTGTACTCTAAACATTAAAGGGTTTGTAACTTGCACATTCACACATCTCTGAGGCTTTATCATGATTACATCAGTTTGATCCAGTACAGAAGTGTTTGATGTGTTTCTGTAAAGGTTTAGATGCAGTAGATCCACAGACAGCTGCACTCATCAGACTCATCAGATCAAAGAACTTGACTGCAACCAGAGAGTGACTTTTATATTCAGTGGGGAGAATTATACAGAAGAAAGTGAGTTATAATTAGGAGTAAATCCACTTTTAGTGTGAATTGCTCTGatcatttaaattaacattaatttgTGTGATACGTTGCTGCTGTATAAAGTGTTTGTAAGTACCTAGTATCGATTTAACATTTCTTGTCACGAGAGTCACTGTGCTTGTCTGCTCGCGTATTGGCACTAGACATGAAACcatttataataacaataatataggaaatattttagatattatttttaattgtttgataGTTTTTTGGTAATTAGGATTATTCAGAGTTCCTTGATTGTGTTTAAAATGGTGAATGCTTATTTAAAAGCATATCAGATTTATAAAATGATTCAACATATTTCTTAATTATCATcgtattgattttcatttttgttcctGTCCCAGTTTCTCCCAAGATTAAACTTTGCGACATTTTGGGATGAATCAACCCAATTTGAATTCAGATGGaagacacaaaataagatgGAAAAAGGAAAAGGTTTTGGGTATTCTGATGGAAAGACACTGGGTGCCTCTCAACACTCAAATTGATGCTTCCTTGTTGCCTTGTTCCAGCCGTTGAACCTGAAACTGATCTACAGCTTCTTTGACACAATGACACTCATCCACAGATTCCACAACACATTACCTCAACCT is from Triplophysa dalaica isolate WHDGS20190420 chromosome 3, ASM1584641v1, whole genome shotgun sequence and encodes:
- the LOC130418480 gene encoding NACHT, LRR and PYD domains-containing protein 1 homolog isoform X1 — translated: MDRDASARFVDSNWATLVQRVDKAVMPIADELWSNGMMGWESYSEIKSADTNQKKMRVLGGVLQCGGNTVKSAFYSGLEKHAPFLLRDLSTDPPTAVDPDAIAKSLDEYKKWIQREYEFVTEYNSLPGEHVLLSERYIQPLILMRHREKKERIEELCFKGEFFQQLISSKNNAEKGNTVLDALFSADSKGICPAAVILQGNSGKGKSFTAQKIMLDWSSGCLSRENFDCVFHLKCKELNQISEEQSLVEILSINSNLTPDHILQILQSSPKRVLVLIDGFDELKFSFGDTSIKLTASVYLYKKAPLEASLTALLRGCLLPKSFLLVTSRSTTTDTLSALLKKPQRFTEIIGFSEREVEEYFQKFFQDEELFRNAYESVKANETLFTACSSPVICWIISTVIKQRLCDCADVTSGLETTTSIYVDFVSTLLENHCQGLSDSVPTLLKSLGQLAERGLMERQVLFEEKSVKETVSDPSGSPFLGKFLFKKRTRQETMYSFMHLSFQEFFTALYYISLDEKEFLSKLTERFHSPWQSYGVQYLDENCPLKYGCPEFNFLPVIQFLCGLCNKEVIDLLKETYKVSVPPSVQAQLEEWILFISSNRDYNFLPFILLCLYELHEKDFVQKAVEAWQEMDMSWDTMNRTDCWALVYCLECCPHFRSLNLNFAAEELKMLQPVLCRTPKLELTVQNLTDADVTDLISALGEGKLLGEFRLNSSGLSDESMKQILHALHKQKTVGGLQIAVKNITYDTSLILTEFIQNTEKWEEISLRASAECNDAESLCSSLRLFNTDGNLVLNVLRWCSSPHNVPSLSEIILQYPRSEMSSINLKNFLQAFHDINCLTEERAGFDQQVDSLLSHLSSVSGLNAMNLSAPLLTEKWAFRILFLIQSCKSLKGLSFNAGSWSSDDATWLPGRLLEEGLRLLKESPKHPQCTLNIKGFRCSRSTDSCTHQTHQIKELDCNQRVTFIFSGENYTEEISPKIKLCDILG
- the LOC130418480 gene encoding NACHT, LRR and PYD domains-containing protein 1 homolog isoform X2; its protein translation is MPIADELWSNGMMGWESYSEIKSADTNQKKMRVLGGVLQCGGNTVKSAFYSGLEKHAPFLLRDLSTDPPTAVDPDAIAKSLDEYKKWIQREYEFVTEYNSLPGEHVLLSERYIQPLILMRHREKKERIEELCFKGEFFQQLISSKNNAEKGNTVLDALFSADSKGICPAAVILQGNSGKGKSFTAQKIMLDWSSGCLSRENFDCVFHLKCKELNQISEEQSLVEILSINSNLTPDHILQILQSSPKRVLVLIDGFDELKFSFGDTSIKLTASVYLYKKAPLEASLTALLRGCLLPKSFLLVTSRSTTTDTLSALLKKPQRFTEIIGFSEREVEEYFQKFFQDEELFRNAYESVKANETLFTACSSPVICWIISTVIKQRLCDCADVTSGLETTTSIYVDFVSTLLENHCQGLSDSVPTLLKSLGQLAERGLMERQVLFEEKSVKETVSDPSGSPFLGKFLFKKRTRQETMYSFMHLSFQEFFTALYYISLDEKEFLSKLTERFHSPWQSYGVQYLDENCPLKYGCPEFNFLPVIQFLCGLCNKEVIDLLKETYKVSVPPSVQAQLEEWILFISSNRDYNFLPFILLCLYELHEKDFVQKAVEAWQEMDMSWDTMNRTDCWALVYCLECCPHFRSLNLNFAAEELKMLQPVLCRTPKLELTVQNLTDADVTDLISALGEGKLLGEFRLNSSGLSDESMKQILHALHKQKTVGGLQIAVKNITYDTSLILTEFIQNTEKWEEISLRASAECNDAESLCSSLRLFNTDGNLVLNVLRWCSSPHNVPSLSEIILQYPRSEMSSINLKNFLQAFHDINCLTEERAGFDQQVDSLLSHLSSVSGLNAMNLSAPLLTEKWAFRILFLIQSCKSLKGLSFNAGSWSSDDATWLPGRLLEEGLRLLKESPKHPQCTLNIKGFRCSRSTDSCTHQTHQIKELDCNQRVTFIFSGENYTEEISPKIKLCDILG